One window from the genome of Gammaproteobacteria bacterium encodes:
- a CDS encoding VRR-NUC domain-containing protein has product MRNGSLISEDADLIALFDWIRLSPELEPFCWHVANERKCSARYGSYLRRKGVKSGVSDIQIAIPMGKYHGMFLELKVGKGKPTKNQLKFLQDMSDKGYYAIWRTGVEACQDAICEYLGWRIERRCLVAHAGETAFLITNNSGS; this is encoded by the coding sequence GTGCGCAATGGTAGCTTAATATCCGAAGATGCAGATCTTATTGCGCTATTTGACTGGATACGCCTAAGCCCAGAACTTGAACCTTTTTGTTGGCATGTCGCAAATGAGCGAAAATGCTCTGCTCGATACGGGTCATATTTACGCAGAAAAGGCGTTAAATCAGGTGTGTCAGATATACAAATTGCGATCCCAATGGGCAAGTATCATGGAATGTTTCTTGAGCTTAAAGTAGGCAAAGGAAAGCCAACAAAAAACCAATTAAAATTTTTACAGGACATGAGCGATAAAGGGTATTATGCAATCTGGCGAACTGGCGTTGAAGCATGTCAGGATGCCATCTGCGAATACCTTGGATGGAGGATTGAAAGAAGATGCCTCGTCGCTCACGCTGGAGAAACAGCTTTTTTAATAACGAACAACTCAGGGTCTTAA
- a CDS encoding DUF4231 domain-containing protein has protein sequence MPRRSRWRNSFFNNEQLRVLNKLDEKIELYQEKYKSALRAALVLRISQTIAAAFVPVFALLDKDVTAYPAAILGAIIVALNGIEQKTSFAKDAGKYKAHYESLLQERDEYIKKQGPYLSLRKSEMVRQLDWRTDNVNLAEIRETEVGFETPPSSDSPPTDLNHHLAHRLPV, from the coding sequence ATGCCTCGTCGCTCACGCTGGAGAAACAGCTTTTTTAATAACGAACAACTCAGGGTCTTAAATAAACTAGACGAAAAAATAGAACTCTATCAAGAAAAATACAAATCCGCCCTAAGGGCGGCATTAGTTTTGCGTATCTCACAAACCATTGCAGCAGCCTTTGTGCCAGTATTTGCTTTGCTAGATAAGGATGTAACAGCATATCCTGCAGCAATCCTAGGGGCCATTATTGTTGCCCTGAATGGCATTGAACAAAAAACTTCATTTGCCAAGGATGCTGGTAAGTATAAGGCTCATTATGAATCATTATTGCAAGAGCGTGACGAATATATAAAAAAGCAGGGTCCATACCTTTCGCTTAGAAAGAGCGAGATGGTGCGCCAATTAGACTGGCGCACTGACAATGTTAATCTTGCTGAAATACGGGAGACTGAGGTCGGCTTCGAGACTCCTCCTTCGAGTGATTCTCCGCCCACGGATTTGAATCATCATTTGGCTCATCGACTTCCGGTATAG